The Drosophila teissieri strain GT53w chromosome X, Prin_Dtei_1.1, whole genome shotgun sequence genome has a segment encoding these proteins:
- the LOC122624467 gene encoding ubiquitin carboxyl-terminal hydrolase isozyme L5 yields the protein MAAENPAAGTAEEVEGNWCLIESDPGVFTELIRGFGCTGAQVEEIWTLDADAFRHLEPIHGLIFLFKWVDDKPAGRVVTDRSDIFFARQVISNACATQALLCLLLNLRHSDIDLGQTLNGFKRFCQDLDPETRGHCLGNEEKIRKVHNSFARPVLFEFDTRPGSPDDYCYHFVGYMPIKGKLFELDGMHEGPIELAEIGQHQNWLDVVRPIIEARMERYSVGEIHFNLMALVSDRQRCYERQIQLLVHQPSPLSHAERQSEIATLRTFVKFEQEKKRRYRQENIRRRHNYLPFIVELLKQLGETGQLMPIYEKAKQRAYQCQAYKSDKN from the coding sequence ATGGCCGCAGAGAATCCTGCAGCAGGAACTGCCGAGGAGGTCGAAGGCAACTGGTGCCTGATTGAGAGCGACCCGGGGGTCTTCACCGAGCTGATTCGTGGTTTTGGCTGCACGGGTGCCCAAGTGGAGGAGATCTGGACCCTGGATGCAGACGCCTTTCGTCACCTGGAGCCCATCCATGGCCTGATTTTCCTGTTCAAGTGGGTGGACGACAAGCCCGCTGGTCGCGTGGTCACTGATAGGAGTGACATCTTCTTCGCACGCCAGGTGATATCGAATGCCTGCGCCACGCAGGCTCTTCTCTGCCTGCTGCTTAATCTCCGCCATTCGGATATCGATTTGGGCCAAACATTGAACGGTTTCAAGCGCTTCTGCCAGGATCTGGATCCAGAAACCCGTGGTCACTGCTTGGGCAACGAGGAGAAGATCCGTAAAGTACACAATTCCTTTGCTCGACCCGTACTCTTCGAGTTTGATACGCGCCCGGGCTCGCCCGATGATTATTGTTACCACTTTGTTGGCTATATGCCAATAAAAGGCAAACTATTCGAATTGGACGGTATGCATGAGGGTCCCATCGAACTGGCCGAGATCGGCCAGCATCAAAACTGGTTGGATGTGGTCAGACCGATAATTGAGGCACGCATGGAGCGCTACAGCGTCGGAGAGATCCACTTCAACCTGATGGCCTTGGTCTCGGATCGTCAGCGATGCTACGAGCGCCAGATCCAACTGCTTGTCCACCAGCCATCGCCACTCAGTCACGCGGAGCGTCAGTCGGAGATCGCCACTCTGAGGACCTTTGTGAAATTCGAGCAGGAGAAGAAGCGACGCTACCGTCAGGAGAACATACGTCGCCGCCACAACTATTTGCCCTTCATTGTCGAGCTGCTGAAGCAGCTGGGCGAGACTGGCCAATTGATGCCCATTTACGAGAAGGCCAAGCAACGGGCCTATCAATGCCAAGCGTACAAAAGCGATAAAAACTAG